One window of Coriobacteriia bacterium genomic DNA carries:
- a CDS encoding 3'-5' exonuclease, whose product MAATSSSETWVAIDFETATREATSACALGVAIVRDGRVADRRSWLIQPPFNEYEYRNMLIHGISPEDTELALDFREVWFELQPILAEGPLLAHNAVFDVRVLRALLGSFELPNPAHEYVCTVGLSRAAFPELRRHTLDAMCDHCGIALRHHDATSDAEACAHVALTCAEVAGAKSIRDAVRRLGVKVGRV is encoded by the coding sequence GTGGCCGCGACTTCTTCGTCCGAGACCTGGGTCGCCATCGACTTCGAGACCGCGACGCGCGAGGCGACCAGCGCCTGCGCCCTCGGCGTCGCCATCGTGCGCGACGGCCGCGTGGCTGATCGCCGATCTTGGCTCATCCAGCCGCCGTTCAACGAGTATGAGTACCGCAACATGCTTATCCACGGCATAAGCCCCGAGGACACCGAGCTCGCCCTGGACTTCCGTGAGGTATGGTTCGAGCTCCAACCCATCCTTGCCGAGGGGCCGCTGCTGGCGCACAACGCCGTATTCGACGTGCGCGTACTGCGAGCGCTGCTCGGCTCCTTCGAGCTGCCGAATCCCGCTCACGAGTACGTCTGCACGGTCGGCTTGTCTCGAGCCGCGTTTCCGGAGTTGCGCCGCCACACGCTCGATGCGATGTGCGACCACTGCGGCATCGCCCTGCGACACCACGATGCAACGTCCGATGCCGAGGCATGCGCCCATGTGGCGCTCACGTGTGCCGAGGTGGCAGGAGCGAAGTCGATCAGGGACGCGGTGCGGCGGCTGGGAGTGAAGGTCGGGAGAGTGTAG
- a CDS encoding IS30 family transposase: MRQSSKKRRKRYRSYDSRGRLAGKRHISERPPEVESREVIGHWEIDTVKRDSQAMHTVVTMVERKTGYLVMGKLERHCAADTTARTVELINAHRGRVTTITSDNGSEFHARPPGPSSTRVRAGVAFQP; the protein is encoded by the coding sequence ATGCGGCAGTCATCCAAGAAGCGCCGAAAACGCTACCGCTCCTACGACTCACGCGGAAGACTCGCAGGCAAACGGCACATTTCCGAACGACCGCCGGAAGTTGAGAGCCGAGAAGTGATAGGGCATTGGGAGATAGATACGGTCAAGAGAGACTCACAAGCGATGCACACGGTGGTGACAATGGTGGAGCGAAAGACGGGCTATCTGGTGATGGGTAAGCTGGAACGGCACTGTGCTGCCGACACCACCGCGCGCACGGTCGAACTCATCAACGCGCACCGCGGACGAGTCACGACGATCACCTCAGACAACGGCAGCGAGTTCCACGCAAGGCCACCGGGACCGAGTTCTACCCGCGTCAGAGCAGGTGTTGCATTTCAACCTTGA
- a CDS encoding cytochrome c3 family protein produces the protein MGSYVAGFYSDDNDLLITKHSAANVKCLDCHEATLGQQLREALAYVRGDYAFGDVTIGTREFCLSCHDWDEIVEATSDWTGKVTVYNTTGIYNPHNNHRGDADCLSCHSMHSQSILKCAECHEVAVPDGWLGYE, from the coding sequence ATGGGTTCGTACGTCGCTGGTTTCTACTCGGACGACAATGACCTTCTCATAACGAAGCACTCTGCTGCGAACGTCAAGTGTCTTGACTGTCACGAGGCCACTTTGGGCCAGCAGTTGCGTGAAGCGCTTGCCTACGTGCGGGGTGACTACGCTTTTGGCGATGTCACAATCGGGACCAGGGAGTTCTGTCTCTCGTGTCATGACTGGGATGAGATCGTCGAGGCCACATCCGATTGGACTGGCAAGGTGACCGTCTACAACACGACAGGCATCTACAACCCACACAACAACCACAGGGGAGATGCCGACTGTCTCAGCTGTCATAGCATGCACAGCCAGTCAATTCTGAAGTGCGCCGAGTGTCATGAAGTTGCAGTCCCTGACGGCTGGCTTGGGTATGAGTAG
- a CDS encoding FAD-binding protein encodes MEEGTHEVTAGLSRRSFLVGAALAGAGVIGTSIVGCSRDNEDTKKTGFTPTEFFDAEVVVCGTGTAGMSAAIRAAQLGAKVIVVEVLTENGVGGNSKYVEATWKAGDAAAIEKAVAAFVEYHKGAVNFRVVRKFCNDSLRVQTWAVSEVGVQMNPAVPGKYLGGGQQAMATMYEFAKGLGVTFIFNARAEELVVNNDGSVAGVICSRLNGNRLKVTTPVVVIATGGFAANKEMFEEYTHYNYDNLIAYGSMGSQRGDGIKMGLSVDAALHHPEAINFCSPVLPGHFNKSALVICGCNQADQIWVNQDGERFCDESIINDWTLSGNAGALQPKIFTVFDTAFVKHIQTEGPVTKRSNYFVANVPVPGFLEEIEKGLTRDHPRIVRSDTLKGLADALEIDPDTFVETVNTWNQYCDKGYDADFLHPKKYMRKVSVGPFYGCKTMLAYYASVNGLRVDEHARVLTREGKRVLGLYAGGGDAGAIFGGCYDVSIAPGSTQCWARSTGVWAAEHAVNTYLPGL; translated from the coding sequence ATGGAGGAAGGCACACATGAAGTCACTGCCGGTCTTTCTAGGCGCAGCTTCTTGGTCGGTGCCGCGCTGGCGGGCGCTGGCGTCATCGGTACGAGCATCGTCGGATGCTCACGAGACAATGAGGATACGAAGAAGACTGGCTTCACGCCCACCGAGTTCTTTGACGCAGAAGTAGTCGTCTGCGGCACCGGTACCGCAGGAATGAGCGCGGCCATTCGTGCTGCTCAACTTGGGGCCAAGGTTATTGTTGTCGAAGTACTGACGGAAAACGGGGTGGGTGGCAATTCAAAGTACGTGGAAGCGACATGGAAGGCAGGCGACGCCGCAGCCATCGAAAAGGCAGTCGCCGCCTTCGTTGAGTACCACAAAGGAGCGGTAAACTTCCGCGTGGTTCGCAAGTTCTGCAACGATTCTCTGAGAGTTCAGACTTGGGCGGTGAGTGAAGTCGGCGTTCAGATGAATCCCGCTGTGCCCGGGAAGTACCTCGGCGGAGGGCAGCAGGCAATGGCGACCATGTATGAATTCGCCAAAGGTCTCGGCGTGACATTCATCTTCAATGCGCGCGCAGAGGAACTCGTGGTCAACAACGATGGTTCAGTGGCCGGAGTGATATGCAGTCGCCTGAACGGAAACCGCTTGAAAGTCACCACCCCGGTTGTCGTAATCGCCACGGGGGGCTTTGCGGCCAACAAAGAAATGTTCGAAGAGTACACGCACTACAACTATGACAATCTTATCGCGTACGGCTCAATGGGCTCCCAAAGAGGCGATGGTATCAAGATGGGGCTGTCTGTTGATGCTGCGCTCCATCATCCAGAGGCCATCAACTTCTGCAGCCCTGTATTGCCTGGCCATTTCAACAAGTCCGCTCTAGTGATCTGCGGCTGCAATCAGGCCGATCAAATATGGGTCAATCAGGATGGCGAACGGTTCTGTGACGAAAGTATCATCAACGACTGGACGCTCAGTGGCAACGCAGGTGCTCTCCAGCCTAAGATCTTCACCGTTTTTGACACTGCTTTCGTCAAACACATTCAGACCGAGGGCCCGGTCACGAAGCGCAGCAACTATTTCGTTGCCAATGTCCCAGTTCCAGGTTTCCTTGAAGAGATCGAGAAGGGACTCACTCGGGATCATCCGCGAATTGTCAGATCAGACACTCTCAAAGGTTTGGCTGATGCCTTGGAGATTGACCCCGATACGTTCGTGGAAACGGTCAACACATGGAACCAGTACTGTGACAAAGGCTATGATGCCGACTTTCTGCATCCAAAGAAGTACATGCGGAAGGTCTCGGTCGGACCGTTCTATGGCTGCAAGACCATGCTTGCCTACTACGCAAGTGTCAACGGTCTTAGGGTCGACGAACATGCGCGCGTACTGACCCGAGAAGGGAAGAGGGTTCTTGGATTGTATGCTGGAGGCGGAGATGCGGGGGCAATCTTCGGCGGATGCTACGACGTGTCCATTGCTCCCGGTTCGACGCAGTGCTGGGCGCGCTCGACCGGGGTTTGGGCCGCAGAACATGCGGTAAACACATATCTTCCTGGCCTATAG